In a genomic window of Wyeomyia smithii strain HCP4-BCI-WySm-NY-G18 chromosome 1, ASM2978416v1, whole genome shotgun sequence:
- the LOC129718516 gene encoding putative thiamine transporter SLC35F3 isoform X4, with protein MIDNIMTRDSEIPAIFNPKRVRAPSVVVTGEPPNGPFGGFNNNVPQIMHSDSVTSSQHDGQDSLIGVTVTGSVCETPPPGGSTVLGTTVPNNTNTTTTAGGGTTAEGAPAPVTSRLKRCRDSCCSELAQKMYFGVCVTILVTASWVGATHCIKFLYLQRNAYSSTLPPHLTALITDSEPMLTADANSSAMIVHGFGPTTSFMPSTGKPIVTSDRLVPASSTHIFNAPFFASWFCTNFSILFFPIYILGRVAIKKCDGTGEVLGEILRGFRDRGFTIGRFLNRCLTFCILWLLTTYLYALSLKALLATDVMALFATNVACVYLLAWVILQEQFVGVRIVAVILCDTGIALLAYMDGITGSPTLGGVVLAALSAAGYAVFKVMFRKVMGDPPVGQIAFTFSFIGFLNAAILWPVCIALYFTGAEVMPWEPLPWIILLMASVLLLVFHILTQFSSAVTYNMFVTLGLITAVPVSAALDIVLYGAHFAGMKLAGIILIAVGFFLVMFPDNWPDYITRLLRKTGRALLRNQCCYQSGNNDYENSKYHLVGSQREIYRKREPL; from the exons ATGATTGACAACATCATGACACGTGACAGCGAAATACCGGCCATATTCAACCCGAAACGTGTTCGTGCACCTTCCGTGGTGGTAACAG GAGAACCTCCCAATGGACCGTTCGGAGGGTTTAACAACAATGTGCCACAGATTATGCACTCGGACTCGGTGACGTCGAGCCAGCATGACGGTCAGGATAGTCTGATTGGGGTGACGGTCACCGGGAGTGTGTGTGAAACTCCACCCCCAGGAGGGTCGACCGTGCTGGGAACAACGGTACCGAATAACACTAACACCACTACTACAGCAGGAGGAGGTACCACAGCAGAAGGAGCACCAGCGCCGGTGACTTCCCGGCTGAAACGATGTCGCGATTCATGCTGTTCCGAACTAGCTCAAAAG ATGTACTTCGGGGTATGCGTGACGATCCTTGTGACGGCTTCCTGGGTCGGAGCCACACACTGTATCAAATTTTTGTACCTACAAAGGAACGCGTACTCCTCCACGCTACCACCGCACCTGACGGCACTAATTACGGACAGTGAACCGATGCTAACGGCGGACGCAAACTCCTCCGCCATGATCGTGCACGGTTTCGGACCAACGACGTCGTTTATGCCATCCACCGGCAAACCGATTGTCACCTCGGATCGGCTGGTACCGGCCAGCTCAACGCACATCTTTAACGCACCATTTTTCGCGTCCTGGTTCTGTACCAACTTTTCGATACTGTTCTTTCCGATCTACATTCTTGGCCGGGTGGCCATCAAGAAGTGCGACGGAACGGGCGAGGTGCTCGGGGAGATACTGCGGGGCTTTCGGGATCGAGGTTTCACGATCGGTCGCTTTCTGAACCGCTGTCTGACGTTCTGCATACTGTGGCTGCTGACGACGTATCTGTACGCACTGTCTCTGAAGGCTCTGCTGGCCACCGATGTGATGGCCCTATTCGCTACCAATGTGGCGTGCGTTTACCTGTTGGCCTGGGTCATACTGCAGGAGCAGTTTGTTGGGGTTCGG ATTGTGGCTGTGATACTGTGTGATACCGGAATCGCACTTTTGGCGTACATGGACGGAATCACCGGCAGCCCGACGCTGGGCGGCGTGGTCCTAGCAGCACTGTCAGCCGCCGGCTATGCCGTCTTCAAG GTTATGTTTCGCAAGGTGATGGGCGATCCTCCGGTGGGTCAAATTGCGTTCACTTTCTCCTTCATTGGCTTTCTGAACGCGGCCATCCTGTGGCCGGTGTGCATCGCGCTTTACTTCACCGGTGCCGAAGTGATGCCCTGGGAGCCACTGCCATGGATAATTCTGCTAATGGCCAGTGTGTTGTTGCTAG TTTTCCACATTTTGACGCAGTTTAGCAGCGCCGTTACGTACAATATGTTTGTTACATTAGGTTTAATTACAGCTGTGCCGGTGTCCGCAG CACTAGACATCGTCTTATACGGAGCGCACTTCGCCGGAATGAAGCTGGCAGGTATTATATTAATAGCTGTCGGCTTCTTCTTGGTTATGTTCCCGGACAACTGGCCAGACTACATCACCCGGCTGCTCAG AAAAACTGGTCGCGCATTACTAAGAAACCAATGTTGTTACCAATCCGgtaataatgattatgaaaattcG aaatatCATCTTGTTGGGTCACAACGCGAG ATATACCGCAAAAGAG AGCCCCTGTAG
- the LOC129718516 gene encoding putative thiamine transporter SLC35F3 isoform X6, with translation MIDNIMTRDSEIPAIFNPKRVRAPSVVVTGEPPNGPFGGFNNNVPQIMHSDSVTSSQHDGQDSLIGVTVTGSVCETPPPGGSTVLGTTVPNNTNTTTTAGGGTTAEGAPAPVTSRLKRCRDSCCSELAQKMYFGVCVTILVTASWVGATHCIKFLYLQRNAYSSTLPPHLTALITDSEPMLTADANSSAMIVHGFGPTTSFMPSTGKPIVTSDRLVPASSTHIFNAPFFASWFCTNFSILFFPIYILGRVAIKKCDGTGEVLGEILRGFRDRGFTIGRFLNRCLTFCILWLLTTYLYALSLKALLATDVMALFATNVACVYLLAWVILQEQFVGVRIVAVILCDTGIALLAYMDGITGSPTLGGVVLAALSAAGYAVFKVMFRKVMGDPPVGQIAFTFSFIGFLNAAILWPVCIALYFTGAEVMPWEPLPWIILLMASVLLLVFHILTQFSSAVTYNMFVTLGLITAVPVSAALDIVLYGAHFAGMKLAGIILIAVGFFLVMFPDNWPDYITRLLRKTGRALLRNQCCYQSGNNDYENSKYHLVGSQREH, from the exons ATGATTGACAACATCATGACACGTGACAGCGAAATACCGGCCATATTCAACCCGAAACGTGTTCGTGCACCTTCCGTGGTGGTAACAG GAGAACCTCCCAATGGACCGTTCGGAGGGTTTAACAACAATGTGCCACAGATTATGCACTCGGACTCGGTGACGTCGAGCCAGCATGACGGTCAGGATAGTCTGATTGGGGTGACGGTCACCGGGAGTGTGTGTGAAACTCCACCCCCAGGAGGGTCGACCGTGCTGGGAACAACGGTACCGAATAACACTAACACCACTACTACAGCAGGAGGAGGTACCACAGCAGAAGGAGCACCAGCGCCGGTGACTTCCCGGCTGAAACGATGTCGCGATTCATGCTGTTCCGAACTAGCTCAAAAG ATGTACTTCGGGGTATGCGTGACGATCCTTGTGACGGCTTCCTGGGTCGGAGCCACACACTGTATCAAATTTTTGTACCTACAAAGGAACGCGTACTCCTCCACGCTACCACCGCACCTGACGGCACTAATTACGGACAGTGAACCGATGCTAACGGCGGACGCAAACTCCTCCGCCATGATCGTGCACGGTTTCGGACCAACGACGTCGTTTATGCCATCCACCGGCAAACCGATTGTCACCTCGGATCGGCTGGTACCGGCCAGCTCAACGCACATCTTTAACGCACCATTTTTCGCGTCCTGGTTCTGTACCAACTTTTCGATACTGTTCTTTCCGATCTACATTCTTGGCCGGGTGGCCATCAAGAAGTGCGACGGAACGGGCGAGGTGCTCGGGGAGATACTGCGGGGCTTTCGGGATCGAGGTTTCACGATCGGTCGCTTTCTGAACCGCTGTCTGACGTTCTGCATACTGTGGCTGCTGACGACGTATCTGTACGCACTGTCTCTGAAGGCTCTGCTGGCCACCGATGTGATGGCCCTATTCGCTACCAATGTGGCGTGCGTTTACCTGTTGGCCTGGGTCATACTGCAGGAGCAGTTTGTTGGGGTTCGG ATTGTGGCTGTGATACTGTGTGATACCGGAATCGCACTTTTGGCGTACATGGACGGAATCACCGGCAGCCCGACGCTGGGCGGCGTGGTCCTAGCAGCACTGTCAGCCGCCGGCTATGCCGTCTTCAAG GTTATGTTTCGCAAGGTGATGGGCGATCCTCCGGTGGGTCAAATTGCGTTCACTTTCTCCTTCATTGGCTTTCTGAACGCGGCCATCCTGTGGCCGGTGTGCATCGCGCTTTACTTCACCGGTGCCGAAGTGATGCCCTGGGAGCCACTGCCATGGATAATTCTGCTAATGGCCAGTGTGTTGTTGCTAG TTTTCCACATTTTGACGCAGTTTAGCAGCGCCGTTACGTACAATATGTTTGTTACATTAGGTTTAATTACAGCTGTGCCGGTGTCCGCAG CACTAGACATCGTCTTATACGGAGCGCACTTCGCCGGAATGAAGCTGGCAGGTATTATATTAATAGCTGTCGGCTTCTTCTTGGTTATGTTCCCGGACAACTGGCCAGACTACATCACCCGGCTGCTCAG AAAAACTGGTCGCGCATTACTAAGAAACCAATGTTGTTACCAATCCGgtaataatgattatgaaaattcG aaatatCATCTTGTTGGGTCACAACGCGAG
- the LOC129718516 gene encoding putative thiamine transporter SLC35F3 isoform X5, with product MIDNIMTRDSEIPAIFNPKRVRAPSVVVTGEPPNGPFGGFNNNVPQIMHSDSVTSSQHDGQDSLIGVTVTGSVCETPPPGGSTVLGTTVPNNTNTTTTAGGGTTAEGAPAPVTSRLKRCRDSCCSELAQKMYFGVCVTILVTASWVGATHCIKFLYLQRNAYSSTLPPHLTALITDSEPMLTADANSSAMIVHGFGPTTSFMPSTGKPIVTSDRLVPASSTHIFNAPFFASWFCTNFSILFFPIYILGRVAIKKCDGTGEVLGEILRGFRDRGFTIGRFLNRCLTFCILWLLTTYLYALSLKALLATDVMALFATNVACVYLLAWVILQEQFVGVRIVAVILCDTGIALLAYMDGITGSPTLGGVVLAALSAAGYAVFKVMFRKVMGDPPVGQIAFTFSFIGFLNAAILWPVCIALYFTGAEVMPWEPLPWIILLMASVLLLVFHILTQFSSAVTYNMFVTLGLITAVPVSAALDIVLYGAHFAGMKLAGIILIAVGFFLVMFPDNWPDYITRLLRWGRHPRSGIPSQHRDVIDYRTGYIRSHLRSPSGRVR from the exons ATGATTGACAACATCATGACACGTGACAGCGAAATACCGGCCATATTCAACCCGAAACGTGTTCGTGCACCTTCCGTGGTGGTAACAG GAGAACCTCCCAATGGACCGTTCGGAGGGTTTAACAACAATGTGCCACAGATTATGCACTCGGACTCGGTGACGTCGAGCCAGCATGACGGTCAGGATAGTCTGATTGGGGTGACGGTCACCGGGAGTGTGTGTGAAACTCCACCCCCAGGAGGGTCGACCGTGCTGGGAACAACGGTACCGAATAACACTAACACCACTACTACAGCAGGAGGAGGTACCACAGCAGAAGGAGCACCAGCGCCGGTGACTTCCCGGCTGAAACGATGTCGCGATTCATGCTGTTCCGAACTAGCTCAAAAG ATGTACTTCGGGGTATGCGTGACGATCCTTGTGACGGCTTCCTGGGTCGGAGCCACACACTGTATCAAATTTTTGTACCTACAAAGGAACGCGTACTCCTCCACGCTACCACCGCACCTGACGGCACTAATTACGGACAGTGAACCGATGCTAACGGCGGACGCAAACTCCTCCGCCATGATCGTGCACGGTTTCGGACCAACGACGTCGTTTATGCCATCCACCGGCAAACCGATTGTCACCTCGGATCGGCTGGTACCGGCCAGCTCAACGCACATCTTTAACGCACCATTTTTCGCGTCCTGGTTCTGTACCAACTTTTCGATACTGTTCTTTCCGATCTACATTCTTGGCCGGGTGGCCATCAAGAAGTGCGACGGAACGGGCGAGGTGCTCGGGGAGATACTGCGGGGCTTTCGGGATCGAGGTTTCACGATCGGTCGCTTTCTGAACCGCTGTCTGACGTTCTGCATACTGTGGCTGCTGACGACGTATCTGTACGCACTGTCTCTGAAGGCTCTGCTGGCCACCGATGTGATGGCCCTATTCGCTACCAATGTGGCGTGCGTTTACCTGTTGGCCTGGGTCATACTGCAGGAGCAGTTTGTTGGGGTTCGG ATTGTGGCTGTGATACTGTGTGATACCGGAATCGCACTTTTGGCGTACATGGACGGAATCACCGGCAGCCCGACGCTGGGCGGCGTGGTCCTAGCAGCACTGTCAGCCGCCGGCTATGCCGTCTTCAAG GTTATGTTTCGCAAGGTGATGGGCGATCCTCCGGTGGGTCAAATTGCGTTCACTTTCTCCTTCATTGGCTTTCTGAACGCGGCCATCCTGTGGCCGGTGTGCATCGCGCTTTACTTCACCGGTGCCGAAGTGATGCCCTGGGAGCCACTGCCATGGATAATTCTGCTAATGGCCAGTGTGTTGTTGCTAG TTTTCCACATTTTGACGCAGTTTAGCAGCGCCGTTACGTACAATATGTTTGTTACATTAGGTTTAATTACAGCTGTGCCGGTGTCCGCAG CACTAGACATCGTCTTATACGGAGCGCACTTCGCCGGAATGAAGCTGGCAGGTATTATATTAATAGCTGTCGGCTTCTTCTTGGTTATGTTCCCGGACAACTGGCCAGACTACATCACCCGGCTGCTCAG
- the LOC129718516 gene encoding putative thiamine transporter SLC35F3 isoform X3, with translation MIDNIMTRDSEIPAIFNPKRVRAPSVVVTGEPPNGPFGGFNNNVPQIMHSDSVTSSQHDGQDSLIGVTVTGSVCETPPPGGSTVLGTTVPNNTNTTTTAGGGTTAEGAPAPVTSRLKRCRDSCCSELAQKMYFGVCVTILVTASWVGATHCIKFLYLQRNAYSSTLPPHLTALITDSEPMLTADANSSAMIVHGFGPTTSFMPSTGKPIVTSDRLVPASSTHIFNAPFFASWFCTNFSILFFPIYILGRVAIKKCDGTGEVLGEILRGFRDRGFTIGRFLNRCLTFCILWLLTTYLYALSLKALLATDVMALFATNVACVYLLAWVILQEQFVGVRIVAVILCDTGIALLAYMDGITGSPTLGGVVLAALSAAGYAVFKVMFRKVMGDPPVGQIAFTFSFIGFLNAAILWPVCIALYFTGAEVMPWEPLPWIILLMASVLLLVFHILTQFSSAVTYNMFVTLGLITAVPVSAALDIVLYGAHFAGMKLAGIILIAVGFFLVMFPDNWPDYITRLLRNIILLGHNARWGRHPRSGIPSQHRDVIDYRTGYIRSHLRSPSGRVR, from the exons ATGATTGACAACATCATGACACGTGACAGCGAAATACCGGCCATATTCAACCCGAAACGTGTTCGTGCACCTTCCGTGGTGGTAACAG GAGAACCTCCCAATGGACCGTTCGGAGGGTTTAACAACAATGTGCCACAGATTATGCACTCGGACTCGGTGACGTCGAGCCAGCATGACGGTCAGGATAGTCTGATTGGGGTGACGGTCACCGGGAGTGTGTGTGAAACTCCACCCCCAGGAGGGTCGACCGTGCTGGGAACAACGGTACCGAATAACACTAACACCACTACTACAGCAGGAGGAGGTACCACAGCAGAAGGAGCACCAGCGCCGGTGACTTCCCGGCTGAAACGATGTCGCGATTCATGCTGTTCCGAACTAGCTCAAAAG ATGTACTTCGGGGTATGCGTGACGATCCTTGTGACGGCTTCCTGGGTCGGAGCCACACACTGTATCAAATTTTTGTACCTACAAAGGAACGCGTACTCCTCCACGCTACCACCGCACCTGACGGCACTAATTACGGACAGTGAACCGATGCTAACGGCGGACGCAAACTCCTCCGCCATGATCGTGCACGGTTTCGGACCAACGACGTCGTTTATGCCATCCACCGGCAAACCGATTGTCACCTCGGATCGGCTGGTACCGGCCAGCTCAACGCACATCTTTAACGCACCATTTTTCGCGTCCTGGTTCTGTACCAACTTTTCGATACTGTTCTTTCCGATCTACATTCTTGGCCGGGTGGCCATCAAGAAGTGCGACGGAACGGGCGAGGTGCTCGGGGAGATACTGCGGGGCTTTCGGGATCGAGGTTTCACGATCGGTCGCTTTCTGAACCGCTGTCTGACGTTCTGCATACTGTGGCTGCTGACGACGTATCTGTACGCACTGTCTCTGAAGGCTCTGCTGGCCACCGATGTGATGGCCCTATTCGCTACCAATGTGGCGTGCGTTTACCTGTTGGCCTGGGTCATACTGCAGGAGCAGTTTGTTGGGGTTCGG ATTGTGGCTGTGATACTGTGTGATACCGGAATCGCACTTTTGGCGTACATGGACGGAATCACCGGCAGCCCGACGCTGGGCGGCGTGGTCCTAGCAGCACTGTCAGCCGCCGGCTATGCCGTCTTCAAG GTTATGTTTCGCAAGGTGATGGGCGATCCTCCGGTGGGTCAAATTGCGTTCACTTTCTCCTTCATTGGCTTTCTGAACGCGGCCATCCTGTGGCCGGTGTGCATCGCGCTTTACTTCACCGGTGCCGAAGTGATGCCCTGGGAGCCACTGCCATGGATAATTCTGCTAATGGCCAGTGTGTTGTTGCTAG TTTTCCACATTTTGACGCAGTTTAGCAGCGCCGTTACGTACAATATGTTTGTTACATTAGGTTTAATTACAGCTGTGCCGGTGTCCGCAG CACTAGACATCGTCTTATACGGAGCGCACTTCGCCGGAATGAAGCTGGCAGGTATTATATTAATAGCTGTCGGCTTCTTCTTGGTTATGTTCCCGGACAACTGGCCAGACTACATCACCCGGCTGCTCAG aaatatCATCTTGTTGGGTCACAACGCGAG